The Pan troglodytes isolate AG18354 chromosome 7, NHGRI_mPanTro3-v2.0_pri, whole genome shotgun sequence genome has a window encoding:
- the TEX15 gene encoding testis-expressed protein 15 isoform X3 — translation MEMKETAKQDTLWQMSSTSKPVLNTREVNPLKKFTIPKIRRTAEKVYLSPCYTNSREYSFIHDTLNQCRLDVSCDLQSLWQFGDTKLVHNEELEKNFTAKRSEMRESGRHCRELEEQFCFLALPQSDVAQIYQNGISTRASTLKILGNPLLGIYMFRHVDIALNYSHSQSITVESILIFKVLFGKVKKIQPSVDKNKVSLDPSPNFDCHMSRNAPSLKDTIELQAYSSAVYFYEYSVLSKPVDKPRQCLPYAVVTVKFLGSKVDNGRLMTSLRFLSTGFPKRAERTCSLNNCTVAKRIGKGKDATVTFVRFKKPVDPFVQENCLCNALNSEINPFISNISNAYGNVQNGNISIPETYSGQTEHNLAEIRDTSQVLAHDSDISLMPSDAKDSVNGDLLLNWTSLKNILSGLNASFPLHNNTGSSTVTTSKSIKDPRLMRREESMGEQSSTAGLNEILQFEKSSDNVNSEIKSTPSNSASSSEVVPGDRAVLTNGLDTPCFKNSVNDSQSWAHNMGSEDYDCIPPNKVTMAGQCKDQGNFSFPISVSNVVSEVENQNHSEEKAQRAQQESGNAYTKEYSSHIFQDSQSSDLKTIYQTGCQTSTVFPLKKKVSIDEYLQNTGKMKNFADLEDSSKHEEKQTSWKEIDNDFTNETKISPIDIVLHQEYKERESHNSFGKSCDKILITQELEITKSSTSTIKDKDELDHLALEWQITPSFESLSQKHPQHSVEYEGNIHTSLAIAQKLMELKLGKINQNYASIITEAFPKPKDIPQAKEMFIDTVISSYNIETAHDSSNCSITREHICVHRKNENEPVSLENIQRDYKETAYVEDRGQDHNLFCNSQLSNDICLNVNFKKQTDKENQNEAKENSASCVENNTENIYGDKKQDSHANENFSNIDEKEDKNYHNIEILSSEEFSTTFNLICRENNAVSAATALLESEEDTISAVKQKDTENTGRSVEHLASTTFPKTASSSVCVASNAAIQIASATLPALSLNNDDHQIYQFKETCSSESPDFGLLVKHRVSDCEIDTDKNKSQESFHQSINENLVLQSIELESEIEIELEDCDDAFIFQQDTHSHENMLCEEFVTSYKALKSRISWEGLLALDNGEMEVLESTTGRENSDQHYSKESNYFYSSTQNNETELTSPILLPDLQIKITNIFRPGFSPTADSLALKDSFCTHVTEATKPEINKEDGEILGFDIYSQPFGENAEYPCEDKVDNIRQESGPVSNSEISLSFDLSRNTDVNHTSENQNSESLFTEPSNVTTIDDGSRCFFTKSKPDYNDTKNKKEVESRISKRKLHTSSRDQNIPHKDLRRHKIYGRKRRLTSQDSSECFSSLSQGRIKTFSQSEKHIKSVLNILSDEASLCKSKCLSRKLDKAVVHLKKAHRRVHTSLQLITKVGEERKGPLPKSYAIICNNFWESCDLQGYSSVSQRKYYSTKHFLSKRKYDKRRKNRAPKADISKSLTHVSKHKSYKTSGEKKCLSRKSMASSVSKSHPTSHMGEFCNQEHPESQLPVSSTSQSTSQSVYYNSSVSNPSLSEEHQPFSGKTGYLFSPDHSDEKLIEKENQIDTEFLSSTSKYEKLEKHSANHNVKDATKENSCEANEVINESNSVSLSCIKENINSSTGNDCDATCIGHTKAKTDVLISVLDSNVKHFLNDLYQQGNLILSDCKRNLEVKWTDPIERPKQSIITGNFLMGPLNLTLIASKKYSIPQLSAAAVTDSEGESSKSYLDKQRILTVDSFAASSTVPHCEQSCREKELLKTEQCSSGNCLHTDGNETNVTENYELDVASGTEENKSYGENIVELSSSDSSLLLKDNVKGSSSETCIVKKDTEDRITWKVKQVEKAKDSVYKRSMTEGSTVNTEYKNQKNQISEESCLNEKIITTNLIDSHLSAKNTTTESVPLKNTVSNPLNQREKKGEIKVSKDSQSDLTLHSEIAYISKPGILGVNHTPILPAHSETCKVPTVLKKPASYVSEFKEKHCSANHTALIANLSQILQRADEASSLQILQEETKVCLNILPLFVEAFERKQECSVEQILISRELLVDQNLWNNCKHTLKPCAVDTLVELQMMMETIQFIENKKRHLEGEPTFRSLLWYDETLYAELLGKPRGFQQQSNFYPGFQGRLKYNAFCELQTYHDQLVELLEETKREKNSYYVFLKYKRQVNECEAIMEHCSDCFDFSLSVPFTCGVNFGDSLEDLEILRKSTLKLISVCGDSPKVHSYPGKQDHLWIIIEMISSKVNFIKNNEAVRVKISLYGLEHIFFDAAKNLVWKERTQSFNKKYSQKKDEERLLRVNKCAFSKLQKIYDTLSKDLNNEPISPIALEEDTIIASRKSDHPINEATISIENSKFNSNLLAHPDICCISEILDQAEFADLKKLQDLTLRCTDHLEILKKYFQMLQDNNMDNIFITEENVLDMVINHSHEAIILKPEAIEMYIEIVMVSETIHFLKNSIAKKLDKQRFRGMLWFDLSLLPELVQCQEKMAAFSFLKDNSTDVCLWKVIETAISELKKDLDIICKYNETVNCSYAIHLLSRELQELSEIKKLLKKSKYFISTYIDFVPYIASINYGSTVTELEYNYNQFSTLLKNVMSAPRKDLGKMAHIRKVMKTIEHMKIICTKNAELTISFFLCQMLYNRRKILQLKRKEKMNIHIVKPGENNNKFSISTMLPPVSECINKNISNSSKKRPSTVDKCEDSQEQQQDTTISSCKKLKVDMKDVTKINREKATFKHPRTTGSHPKSENKIVPSSCDSLKRNHLTPKKVEMQRSLPGSLLPLENPKDTCASKSESKIDLTVSSDAPDHFSGQQENLNSMKKRNVNFSAAETKSDKKDCAAFAICDQKSVHGTFSPDHETLLQKFLKNSPDPTQKSCLSDINPETDVSLVPDASVLSKPIFCFVKDVHPDLEMNDTVFELQDNDIVNSSIKNSSCMTSPEPICIQNKIPTLQINKLQPAETESEDKYMKDTLNPNTVHTFGASGHITLNVNQGAEYSLSEQQNDENSKVLTQNAATYWNELPQSACNPTYNSSEHLFGTSYPYSAWCVYHYSSSNGNAITQTYQGITSYEVQPSPSGLLTTVASTAQGTHSNLLYSQYFTYFAGEPQANGFVPVNGCFQSQIPASNFRQPIFSQYASHQPLPQATYPYLPNRFVPPEVPWVYAPWHQESFHPGH, via the exons AAAGGACATGCTCTCTGAATAACTGTACAGTGGCCAAAAGAATTGGAAAAGGAAAAGATGCTACTGTCACCTTTGTGCGTTTCAAGAAACCTGTAGATCCATTTGTTCAAGAAAACTGTTTATGCAATGCACTAAATTCAGAGATAAATCCTTTCATCTCAAATATTTCTAACGCCTATGGAAATGtacaaaatggaaacatttctaTACCTGAAACATACAGTGGACAGACAGAGCACAATTTAGCAGAAATTAGAGACACTTCTCAAGTACTTGCACATGATTCAGACATTTCACTTATGCCCAGTGATGCCAAAGACAGTGTTAATGGTGACCTTTTGTTAAATTGGAcaagtctgaaaaatattttaagtggtcTTAAtgcttcttttcctcttcacAACAATACTGGCTCAAGCACAGTCACTACTTCAAAATCCATCAAAGACCCAAGACTGATGAGGAGAGAAGAAAGTATGGGAGAACAGAGTAGTACTGCAGGCTTAAATGAGATTTTGCAATTTGAGAAGAGTTCAGATAATgttaattcagaaataaaatcgACACCATCTAATTCTGCCTCCTCCTCAGAAGTTGTCCCTGGTGATCGTGCTGTTCTTACTAATGGTTTGGATACCCCttgctttaaaaattctgttaatgATTCACAATCTTGGGCTCACAACATGGGCTCTGAGGACTATGACTGTATACCTCCCAATAAAGTTACCATGGCAGGGCAATGTAAGGACCAAGGTAATTTTTCCTTCCCAATTTCTGTGTCAAATGTAGTGTCAGAGGTTGAgaaccaaaaccacagtgaggagAAGGCTCAGAGAGCCCAACAGGAGTCCGGTAATGCTTATACAAAAGAGTACAGTAGTCACATTTTTCAGGACTCGCAGTCTTCTGATTTAAAAACCATTTATCAGACTGGTTGCCAAACGTCTACAGTTTTTCCACTCAAAAAGAAAGTAAGCATTGATGAATACCTTCAAAATACTGGAAAGATGAAAAACTTCGCTGACCTGGAAGACAGTTccaaacatgaagaaaagcaaaCTTCATGGAAAGAAATTGATAATGATTTcaccaatgaaacaaaaatcagtCCAATAGACATTGTTTTGCACCAAGaatacaaagagagagagagtcataATTCTTTTGGGAAAAGCtgtgataaaatattaattactCAAGAgttagaaataacaaaatcttcTACATCTACCATAAAGGATAAGGATGAACTAGATCATCTAGCATTGGAATGGCAAATTACTCCAAGTTTTGAGAGCCTGTCACAAAAGCATCCTCAGCACTCTGTGGAGTATGAGGGTAACATTCATACAAGTTTAGCCATTGCTCAAAAGCTAATGGAACTGAAATTggggaaaataaatcaaaattatgcTAGCATTATAACTGAAGCTTTCCCGAAACCAAAAGACATACCCCAGGCCAAAGAAATGTTCATTGATACAGTTATTTCATCTTATAACATAGAAACAGCTCATGACAGTTCAAATTGCAGCATAACTAGAGAACATATATGTGTCcataggaaaaatgaaaatgaaccaGTGTCATTAGAGAACATTCAGAGAGACTATAAAGAAACTGCTTATGTTGAAGATAGGGGTCAGGATCACAATCTGTTCTGTAACTCACAGTTAAGCAATGATATATGCCTGAATGttaatttcaaaaaacaaacagataaagaaaaccaaaatgaggCTAAAGAGAATAGTGCTTCATGTGTAGAAAACAACACAGAGAACATATATGGAGACAAAAAGCAGGATTCTCATGCAAACGAAAATTTCAGCAATATAGATGAAAAGGAGGACAAAAATTACCACAATATAGAAATTTTGAGTTCTGAAGAATTTTCTACTACATTTAACTTGATTTGCAGAGAAAATAATGCAGTGTCAGCAGCAACTGCATTATTAGAGAGTGAAGAAGATACCATTAGTGCCGTGAAACAAAAAGATACTGAAAATACTGGAAGAAGTGTAGAGCATTTGGCTTCCACAACATTTCCCAAAACTGCAAGTTCTTCAGTGTGTGTAGCCTCAAATGCTGCAATACAGATAGCTAGTGCTACTCTGCCTGCATTAAGCCTAAATAATGACGATCACCAGATATACCAGTTTAAAGAAACTTGTTCTTCTGAAAGTCCAGATTTTGGTTTGTTAGTAAAACATAGGGTTTCTGATTGTGAAATTGATAcggataaaaataaatcacaagaaTCATTTCATCAATCAATAAATGAGAACTTAGTTCTTCAAAGCATTGAATTGGAAAGTGAAATTGAAATAGAATTAGAAGATTGTGATGATGCTTTTATATTTCAACAAGATACACATAGCCATGAAAACATGCTTTGTGAAGAATTTGTGACCTCATATAAGGCTCTGAAGTCTCGTATCAGTTGGGAAGGTCTGTTAGCACTTGATAACGGGGAGATGGAAGTTTTGGAAAGCACCACAGGAAGGGAGAATAGTGATCAGCATTATTCTAAGGAAAGTAACTATTTTTATTCCTCTACacaaaacaatgaaacagaacTTACCAGCCCAATTTTACTTCCAGATCtacaaattaaaattactaaTATATTTAGGCCAGGATTCAGCCCGACAGCTGACTCCCTTGCATTGAAAGATAGTTTTTGCACACATGTAACTGAAGCCACAAAACCGGAAATAAATAAGGAAGATGGAGAAattctaggatttgacatttatTCCCAGCCTTTTGGTGAAAATGCAGAGTATCCATGTGAAGATAAAGTTGATAATATAAGGCAAGAATCAGGGCCAGTGAGTAACTCTGAAATCTCCCTTTCTTTTGACTTGAGTCGTAATACAGATGTGAATCATACGTCTGAAAATCAGAACAGTGAATCTTTGTTTACTGAACCTTCTAATGTCACAACAATAGATGATGGAAGCAGATGTTTCTTTACAAAATCAAAACCTGACTATAAtgataccaaaaataaaaaggaggtaGAATCAAGAATTAGCAAAAGGAAGCTACATACATCTTCCAGGGATCAGAACATACCACATAAAGATTTAAGACGACATAAAATTTATGGGAGAAAGAGGAGGCTAACCAGTCAAGACTCATCTGAGTGTTTTTCTTCATTATCCCAAGGAcgaattaaaacattttcacagtCAGAAAAGCACATTAAGAGTGTCCTAAATATCCTAAGTGATGAAGCATCTTTATGTAAAAGCAAATGTCTTTCCAGAAAACTAGACAAAGCAGTTGTTCACTTAAAAAAAGCTCATAGAAGAGTTCACACATCTTTGCAGCTTATAACTAAagtaggagaagaaagaaagggcccATTACCAAAATCATATGCAATAATATGCAATAATTTCTGGGAAAGTTGTGACCTTCAAGGTTATAGTTCTgtgtctcaaagaaaatattattctacTAAGCAttttttgtcaaaaagaaaatatgacaaacGGAGAAAGAATAGAGCTCCAAAAGCTGATATTTCTAAATCATTAACCCATGTGTCAAAGCACAAGTCTTATAAAACAAGTGGAGAGAAAAAATGCCTTTCTAGGAAAAGTATGGCTAGCAGTGTCTCAAAAAGTCACCCCACCAGTCACATGGGAGAATTTTGTAATCAAGAACATCCTGAATCACAGTTGCCTGTATCCTCCACATCCCAAAGTACAAGTCAGTCAGTTTATTATAATAGCAGTGTAAGCAATCCAAGTTTATCAGAAGAACATCAGCCCTtttctggaaaaactggatatctgtTTTCCCCAGACCACTCAGATGAGAaactaatagaaaaagaaaatcaaattgatACAGAGTTTTTATCTAGCACTAGTAAATATGAAAAGCTTGAAAAACATTCAGCAAATCATAATGTTAAAGATGCAACTAAAGAAAACAGTTGTGAGGCTAATGAAGTAATAAATGAAAGTAATTCTGTATCTTTAAGTtgcataaaagaaaacataaattctaGTACAGGCAACGATTGTGATGCAACTTGCATAGGTCACACAAAGGCGAAAACTGACGTACTTATATCAGTCTTAGATTCAAATGTGAAGCACTTTTTAAATGATCTCTACCAACAAGGTAACCTTATTTTATCTGATTGTAAAAGAAACCTGGAAGTAAAGTGGACAGATCCTATTGAGAGACCCAAACAAAGCATTATTACAGGAAACTTCCTTATGGGCCCATTAAACCTAACTTTGATAGCAAGTAAAAAGTACAGTATTCCTCAGTTATCAGCCGCTGCAGTGACAGATAGTGAGGGAGAATCTTCAAAATCTTACTTGGATAAGCAGAGAATTCTTACTGTAGATTCTTTTGCAGCATCCAGTACTGTACCACACTGTGAGCAGAGCTGTAGAGAAAAAGAGCTTCTAAAGACAGAACAGTGCTCTTCAGGTAATTGCCTCCATACAGATGGGAATGAAACAAATGTCACTGAGAATTATGAGTTGGATGTAGCATCAggaactgaagaaaataaaagttatggGGAAAATATAGTGGAATTATCTTCCAGTGATagttctctgcttttaaaagataatgtaaAAGGCTCCTCTTCAGAAACATGTATTGTGAAGAAAGACACTGAGGACAGAATAACGTGGAAAGTTAAACAAGTGGAAAAAGCAAAAGATTCTGTTTACAAAAGAAGCATGACTGAAGGATCAACTGTTAATACTGagtacaaaaatcaaaagaatcaGATCTCAGAAGAATCCTgcttaaatgagaaaattattacaACTAACTTGATTGATTCCCATCTGAGCGCTAAAAATACTACCACTGAGTCAGTCCCTTTGAAGAACACAGTTTCTAATCCGCTTAACCAAAGAGAGAAGAAGGGGGAAATTAAAGTTAGTAAAGACTCGCAGTCTGACTTGACATTACATTCAGAAATAGCCTATATTTCCAAACCAGGAATTCTAGGAGTTAATCATACACCTATTTTACCTGCCCACTCTGAAACCTGTAAAGTCCCTACTGTTCTGAAGAAACCTGCATCATACGTGagtgaatttaaagaaaaacattgctCAGCTAATCATACGGCCCTTATAGCTAATCTATCTCAAATTTTGCAGAGGGCAGATGAAGCATcatctttgcagattctacaggaAGAAACTAAGGTTTGTCTAAATATTCTCCCTTTATTTGTGGAAGCTTTTGAAAGAAAGCAAGAATGTTCAGTTGAACAAATCCTGATTTCAAGAGAACTGTTGGTAGACCAAAACCTGTGGAATAATTGCAAACACACATTAAAACCATGTGCTGTTGACACTTTGGTAGAACTTCAAATGATGATGGAAACAATTCAattcattgaaaacaaaaaaaggcacttAGAAGGTGAACCAACATTCCGAAGCTTGCTTTGGTATGATGAAACACTGTATGCTGAGCTTCTTGGAAAACCACGTGGATTTCAACAGCAGTCTAATTTCTATCCTGGTTTCCAAGGAAGATTAAAATATAATGCATTCTGTGAGTTACAGACTTACCATGATCAATTAGTTGAATTGCTTgaagaaacaaaaagggaaaagaattcATACTATGTATTCTTAAAGTACAAACGACAGGTTAATGAATGTGAAGCCATAATGGAGCATTGTTCCGattgctttgatttttctctttctgttccatTTACCTGTGGAGTTAACTTTGGAGATAGTTTAGAAGACCTGGAAATCTTaagaaaaagtactttaaagttgATCAGTGTATGTGGGGACTCTCCTAAAGTTCATTCGTATCCAGGAAAACAGGACCATCTGTGGATTATCATAGAAATGATCTCCTCAAAGGTTAATTTTATTAAGAACAACGAGGCAGTACGTGTTAAAATATCTCTTTATGGTCTGGAACATATCTTTTTTGATGCTGCAAAAAATCTTGTTTGGAAAGAGAGAACACAATCCTTCAACAAAAAATACTCACAAAAGAAGGACGAAGAAAGGCTACTCAGAGTGAATAAATGTGCCTTTTCTAAGTTGCAGAAGATATATGATACTTTGTCTAAAGATTTAAACAATGAACCAATTTCCCCTATTGCGCTTGAGGAGGATACTATAATTGCTTCCAGAAAGTCAGATCATCCAATAAACGAAGCAACAATTAGCatagaaaattctaaatttaaCAGTAATTTGCTTGCACACCCAGATATTTGTTGTATTAGTGAGATATTGGATCAAGCTGAATTTGCAGACCTTAAAAAATTACAGGATCTCACCCTGAGATGTACAGATCacctagaaattttaaaaaaatactttcagaTGCTACAAGATAATAACATGGATAATATTTTTATcacagaagaaaatgttttagaCATGGTGATAAACCACAGCCATGAGGCTATCATTTTAAAGCCTGAAGCTATTGAAATGTATATTGAAATCGTCATGGTCTCAGAAACAATTCACTTTCTTAAAAACTCAATAGCAAAGAAACTAGACAAACAGAGGTTTCGAGGTATGCTTTGGTTTGATTTGTCACTTCTTCCTGAGCTGGTTCAGTGCCAAGAAAAAATGgctgctttttcatttcttaaagatAACTCAACAGATGTTTGCCTTTGGAAAGTGATAGAGACTGCTATTTCCGAACTTAAGAAAGATCTGGATATTATCTGCAAATATAATGAAACTGTTAATTGCTCATATGCTATTCATTTGCTCTCAAGAGAACTTCAAgaactttcagaaataaaaaagcttcTGAAGAAGTCCAAGTattttatttccacatatattGACTTTGTGCCATATATAGCATCCATAAATTATGGAAGCACTGTGACGGAGTTAGAATACAACTACAATCAATTTTCTACACTGCTGAAGAATGTAATGTCTGCCCCTAGGAAAGATTTAGGAAAAATGGCCCACATTAGGAAAGTCATGAAAACGATTGAACATATGAAGATTATATGTACTAAAAATGCTGAACTAACCATTTCCTTTTTCCTATGCCAAATGCTGTATAACAGAAGGAAGATTTTACAgctgaagagaaaagaaaaaatgaatattcataTTGTAAAACCTGgggaaaataacaataaatttagTATTTCTACGATGTTGCCCCCAGTATCAGAGTGCATAAACAAAAACATCTCAAATTCCTCTAAAAAACGACCGAGCACTGTAGACAAATGTGAAGACTCTCAGGAACAACAGCAAGATACTACTATTTCCAGTTGTAAAAAGCTAAAG GTAGACATGAAAGATGTCAcaaaaatcaacagagaaaaggcaacattcaagcaTCCAAG GACTACAGGATCTCATCCCAAAAGCGAAAACAAAATAGTACCAAGTTCATGTGACAGTCTGAAAAGAAATCATTTAACGCCAAAAAAGGTTGAAATGCAACGATCACTACCTGGCTCACTTTTACCCTTAGAGAACCCAAAAGACACTTGTGCATCAAAGTCGGAAAGCAAAATAGACTTAACTGTTTCATCTGATGCTCCAGACCACTTCAGTGGACAACAGGAAAATTTAAATAGcatgaagaaaagaaatgtgaacttTAGTGCTGCTGAAACAAAAAGTGATAAGAAAGATTGTGCTGCTTTTGCAATTTGTGACCAAAAAAGTGTACATGGCACATTTTCACCAGACCATGAGACACTTTTGcagaaatttcttaaaaattcccCAGATCCCACCCAAAAATCCTGCCTTTCTGATATAAACCCAGAAACTGATGTTTCTCTTGTGCCTGATGCGTCGGTGCTCTCAAAGccaattttctgttttgtgaaagATGTCCATCCTGATCTAGAAATGAATGACACAGTCTTTGAACTTCAAGATAATGATATAGTAAATTCATCTATTAAAAATTCCTCATGCATGACTTCTCCAGAACCCATCTGTATCCAGAACAAAATTCCTACTCTGCAGATAAACAaactacagcctgcagaaactgAGTCAGAGGACAAATACATGAAGGATACATTGAATCCCAATACTGTGCATACTTTTGGAGCATCTGGGCATATAACCCTTAATGTGAATCAAGGAGCAGAGTACTCTCTTTCTGAACAACAGAATGACGAAAATTCAAAAGTCCTAACGCAGAATGCTGCCACATATTGGAATGAACTTCCACAGTCTGCATGTAACCCAACATATAATTCTTCTGAGCATTTATTTGGAACTTCATATCCATACTCTGCTTGGTGTGTTTATCATTACAGCAGCAGCAATGGCAATGCCATTACCCAGACATATCAAGGGATAACATCATATGAAGTACAGCCATCTCCTTCTGGGCTGTTGACCACAGTTGCAAGTACTGCCCAGGGCACACATTCTAATCTTCTGTACTctcaatattttacttattttgctggGGAGCCACAAGCAAATGGCTTTGTGCCAGTGAATGGGTGTTTTCAGTCTCAAATACCTGCTTCTAATTTTCGGCAGCCAATTTTTTCACAATATGCTTCTCATCAGCCATTACCACAAGCTACATACCCTTACCTTCCTAATCGATTTGTGCCTCCAGAAGTTCCTTGGGTTTATG CTCCATGGCACCAAGAATCCTTTCATCCAGGACACTGA